In bacterium, a genomic segment contains:
- a CDS encoding glucose 1-dehydrogenase, with protein sequence MEKRLSGQKALVTGANSGIGAAVAQRLAAEGADVVINWLFNEDATKEVTEKIKKAGGGKAIGIKADVSNEEQVDAMFKQMFKEFGTIDILVNNAGIEIHNLLENVTKAEWDKVIGVNLTGNFLCSRAAVRQFLKNENRPRSRSRGKIVNISSVHQVIMWAGFSSYCATKAGINLFAQSVAQEYAEKKIRINSVAPGAIKTPINQNVWSDPKGMADLMTKMPYGRMGEVEDVAAAVAFLSSDEADYITGTTLYVDGGMCLYPEFRFGG encoded by the coding sequence ATGGAAAAAAGACTGAGCGGGCAGAAAGCGCTTGTAACGGGCGCCAATTCCGGTATCGGCGCCGCTGTAGCCCAAAGACTTGCTGCGGAAGGCGCGGACGTGGTGATCAATTGGCTGTTCAATGAAGACGCCACCAAGGAAGTTACAGAAAAGATCAAGAAGGCAGGAGGCGGCAAGGCCATCGGCATCAAGGCGGATGTTTCCAATGAGGAGCAGGTCGACGCAATGTTTAAACAGATGTTCAAAGAGTTTGGTACGATCGATATTTTAGTAAACAACGCCGGAATTGAAATTCATAACCTTCTCGAAAATGTAACCAAAGCCGAGTGGGATAAAGTGATCGGCGTTAATTTGACCGGTAATTTTTTATGTTCCCGCGCGGCGGTCCGCCAATTTCTAAAAAATGAGAATCGGCCTCGTTCCCGTTCGCGTGGTAAGATCGTGAATATTTCATCCGTTCACCAGGTGATCATGTGGGCGGGTTTTTCTTCGTATTGCGCAACTAAGGCCGGAATTAATTTATTTGCCCAATCGGTTGCACAGGAATACGCCGAGAAGAAGATCCGTATCAACAGCGTCGCACCGGGCGCTATCAAAACGCCGATCAATCAGAATGTGTGGAGCGATCCCAAAGGCATGGCCGATCTGATGACCAAGATGCCCTACGGCAGAATGGGAGAGGTCGAGGACGTCGCGGCGGCAGTTGCCTTTTTGAGTTCGGATGAGGCGGACTATATCACCGGAACGACCCTGTATGTCGACGGAGGAATGTGCCTGTATCCGGAATTTCGATTCGGCGGATAA
- a CDS encoding phosphomannomutase/phosphoglucomutase, with amino-acid sequence MALKKKPIKKKVRKSKTSKKPSLNKTKKTVGKKKAVKKPASKKPIKKTKPKKNIKKKIIKNVPPKPVKQVWRKAKTAPAPVALHKTVYVNPNIFREYDIRGVVADDLSTDVVELLGKSYASYMIGKGAQTVTVGRDVRTTSLSLKNALVKGMRSTGLNVIDVGEVPTPVLYYSILFFETDGGIMVTGSHNPREYNGFKMCLGLAPIYGEEIQNLKRIIEAKDFITGTGNYLEKTVVSQYIEMIKSKIHFDKHFKIVIDAGNGTAGRIAPKIFRKLGCEVIELYCEPDGTFPNHLPDPTKLEYIVDLQKLVHEHKADIGLGFDGDSDRVGAIDEKGRVIWADKLMALFAREINKKSPGSQILFDVKCSQALIEDIATHGGIPVMWKTGHSLLKAKMKELQNPLAGEMSGHIFFADDFYGYDDAIYVACRLVQLLSRSPHTLSELADSIPHFYSTPEIRVDTTEEEKFKIVDEVKEYFRSKYDVIDVDGVRVLYGDGWGLVRASNTQPVLVVRFEAKSESRLHEIMNEIIAKLRQYPSVTINDNDLQMY; translated from the coding sequence ATGGCTCTCAAGAAAAAACCAATAAAAAAGAAGGTCCGGAAATCAAAAACTTCAAAAAAACCTTCTTTAAATAAAACAAAGAAAACCGTTGGAAAGAAAAAAGCTGTAAAAAAACCGGCGTCCAAGAAACCGATAAAGAAAACTAAGCCGAAAAAAAATATAAAGAAGAAAATAATAAAGAATGTTCCCCCTAAACCTGTCAAACAAGTGTGGCGAAAGGCGAAGACGGCGCCCGCTCCGGTTGCTCTTCATAAAACGGTATACGTTAATCCGAATATATTCCGTGAATACGATATCCGCGGTGTTGTCGCTGACGATTTGTCTACGGATGTAGTGGAACTTCTCGGTAAATCCTATGCGTCTTATATGATCGGCAAAGGCGCGCAGACGGTAACCGTAGGACGCGATGTAAGAACGACGTCGCTTTCACTAAAGAATGCTTTGGTTAAGGGCATGCGCTCGACGGGTTTGAACGTCATTGACGTCGGCGAAGTGCCTACGCCCGTATTGTACTATTCGATCCTGTTTTTCGAAACCGATGGCGGCATCATGGTCACAGGAAGCCACAATCCGCGTGAATATAACGGCTTCAAAATGTGCCTTGGGCTCGCTCCGATTTACGGCGAAGAAATTCAAAATCTGAAGCGGATTATTGAAGCAAAGGATTTCATAACCGGTACCGGAAATTATCTCGAAAAAACGGTGGTTTCTCAATATATTGAAATGATCAAATCGAAAATTCATTTCGATAAACACTTTAAGATCGTGATCGATGCGGGTAACGGTACTGCCGGACGGATCGCGCCAAAAATCTTCAGAAAACTGGGCTGCGAAGTCATCGAACTGTATTGTGAACCGGACGGTACTTTTCCGAACCACCTTCCCGATCCGACGAAATTGGAGTATATTGTCGACCTTCAGAAGCTCGTGCATGAACATAAGGCGGATATCGGTCTGGGGTTTGACGGCGATTCGGACCGTGTCGGCGCAATTGACGAAAAAGGAAGAGTCATATGGGCGGATAAATTAATGGCATTATTCGCGCGCGAGATTAATAAAAAATCACCGGGGTCACAGATCTTATTTGACGTAAAATGTTCCCAGGCCCTGATCGAAGACATCGCAACGCACGGCGGCATTCCCGTCATGTGGAAGACCGGACATTCGCTTCTCAAAGCAAAAATGAAAGAACTCCAAAACCCGCTGGCCGGTGAAATGAGCGGCCATATTTTCTTTGCCGACGATTTTTACGGATATGATGATGCGATCTATGTTGCGTGCCGCTTGGTTCAATTGTTATCACGTTCTCCGCATACTTTGTCCGAACTCGCCGACAGCATCCCGCATTTTTATTCTACTCCGGAAATTCGGGTTGACACAACCGAAGAAGAAAAATTTAAGATCGTTGATGAAGTGAAAGAATATTTTCGTTCCAAATATGACGTGATCGACGTGGATGGCGTTCGCGTATTATACGGCGATGGCTGGGGACTGGTACGTGCGTCGAATACACAGCCGGTATTGGTTGTACGTTTTGAAGCCAAATCCGAATCACGCTTACATGAAATTATGAATGAGATCATTGCAAAATTGCGCCAGTATCCTTCCGTGACCATAAACGATAATGATCTGCAAATGTATTAG
- a CDS encoding ABC transporter ATP-binding protein yields the protein MNTKKMSDLIRINHLRTYLNSGDMCFKAVDDISFDIHSGETLCLVGESGCGKSVTALSILRLLAEPPWEVSAEELWFKEKNMLSLSAETMRAIRGNDIAMIFQEPMTSLNPVFTVGNQIHEALILHKKISQKEAKALTIKLMKKVGLPDAENKYDDYPHQLSGGMRQRVMIAMALSCDPSLLIADEPTTALDVTVQAQILELLRAYQQESGMGLLLITHDFGVVAEMADRVAVMYASKIVESGDVQTIFRNPKHPYTIGLLDAIPKIDSKAAYLKVIPGQVPDSSRYPQGCHFAPRCEYAVERCRNEKPDSLEIESGHFVNCWEFERVFRQNQKV from the coding sequence ATGAATACGAAAAAAATGTCTGACCTGATCCGAATCAATCACTTAAGAACTTACTTAAACTCCGGTGATATGTGTTTCAAAGCGGTGGACGACATCAGTTTTGATATCCACTCCGGTGAGACGCTGTGTTTAGTCGGTGAATCGGGCTGCGGGAAAAGCGTTACGGCGCTTTCGATTTTGAGGCTGCTGGCAGAGCCGCCATGGGAAGTTTCTGCAGAGGAACTTTGGTTTAAAGAAAAGAATATGTTAAGTCTGTCGGCGGAGACCATGCGGGCTATTCGCGGTAACGACATTGCGATGATATTCCAGGAACCGATGACGTCATTGAATCCGGTATTCACGGTTGGCAATCAGATTCACGAAGCTCTGATTCTGCACAAAAAAATTTCGCAGAAAGAAGCCAAGGCATTAACGATTAAGCTTATGAAAAAAGTCGGACTACCGGATGCAGAAAACAAATACGATGATTATCCGCACCAGTTATCCGGGGGCATGCGCCAACGGGTCATGATCGCTATGGCGCTGTCCTGTGATCCTTCGCTTTTGATCGCCGACGAGCCTACGACAGCGCTCGATGTGACGGTTCAGGCCCAAATACTGGAATTGCTCCGGGCATATCAGCAGGAATCCGGCATGGGACTGCTGCTGATCACGCATGATTTCGGGGTGGTGGCGGAGATGGCAGATCGGGTTGCCGTAATGTATGCATCTAAAATTGTTGAGTCCGGGGATGTTCAGACCATATTCCGTAATCCAAAGCATCCTTATACAATAGGCCTGCTGGACGCAATTCCGAAGATAGATTCAAAAGCAGCATATTTAAAAGTGATACCGGGACAAGTTCCCGATTCTTCACGTTATCCGCAGGGTTGCCATTTTGCGCCGCGTTGTGAATACGCCGTCGAACGGTGCAGAAATGAAAAGCCGGATTCCTTGGAGATAGAATCCGGTCATTTTGTCAATTGCTGGGAATTTGAAAGAGTCTTCAGACAGAACCAGAAAGTTTGA
- a CDS encoding cytochrome C, giving the protein MRRVFIVLLILITAIQFLRPERSNIPEDPAKNIQSYVKVPDEITKILIRSCYDCHSNTTRWPWYSEIAPFSWVIADDVKLGRRHLNFSEWGTYSQKRMGKKLYQIAEVAGDSSMPLTSYRLTHPDAKLSSMELKMLGTWAEEKADEIPDSDDDYEEGTSHK; this is encoded by the coding sequence ATGAGACGCGTTTTCATTGTTTTGCTTATCCTAATTACTGCAATACAGTTCCTGCGACCGGAGAGATCCAATATTCCGGAAGATCCGGCGAAAAACATACAATCCTATGTGAAAGTGCCTGATGAAATTACAAAAATCCTGATTCGATCTTGTTATGATTGTCACAGTAATACAACACGGTGGCCGTGGTACAGTGAAATTGCGCCCTTCTCATGGGTTATAGCCGATGACGTAAAGTTGGGAAGAAGACACCTTAACTTTTCCGAATGGGGCACTTATTCTCAAAAAAGGATGGGAAAAAAATTATATCAAATCGCCGAAGTGGCCGGGGACAGCTCTATGCCGTTAACCTCTTATCGATTAACGCACCCGGACGCCAAATTAAGCTCAATGGAATTGAAAATGCTGGGTACTTGGGCTGAAGAAAAGGCGGATGAAATTCCGGATAGCGACGATGATTATGAAGAAGGGACGTCGCATAAGTGA
- the ftcD gene encoding glutamate formimidoyltransferase, whose translation MKQIVECVPNFSEGRDPLVIKSISDAIENVDGVKLLNVEPDKDYNRVVVTFAGEPKAAVEAAFLATKTASEMIDMRKHKGEHPRMGATDVVPFVPISSITMEECVQLANQYGQRVAKELGIPIYLYAQAARKSDRKKLPDIRKGEYEALESKLSDLQWAPDYGEMNFTEKVARSGVTATGARFFLIAFNVNLSSPDVKLADEIAFRVRESGRPKRDENGIIMKDENGKSLRIPGSLRETQAKGIYMEAHGITQISMNLLNYLITAIHTTYEECKKEAASVGTKVTGSEIVGLIPKDSIVMAGKFYADRLKLNLNNDTDLIQCAIEQLGLNQLAPFDPQKKIIDFMI comes from the coding sequence ATGAAACAGATTGTCGAATGCGTGCCAAATTTCAGCGAGGGCAGGGATCCTCTTGTCATAAAGTCCATTTCAGATGCTATTGAAAATGTGGATGGTGTAAAATTGTTAAACGTCGAGCCCGATAAAGACTATAATCGGGTTGTCGTTACCTTTGCCGGCGAACCGAAAGCGGCTGTAGAAGCGGCATTCCTCGCAACTAAGACGGCTTCTGAAATGATCGATATGCGCAAACATAAGGGCGAACATCCGCGAATGGGCGCTACCGACGTCGTGCCGTTTGTTCCCATCAGCAGTATCACGATGGAAGAATGCGTTCAACTGGCAAATCAATACGGGCAGCGTGTTGCGAAGGAATTGGGCATTCCGATTTACCTGTACGCCCAGGCTGCGCGGAAATCCGACCGGAAAAAATTACCCGATATCCGCAAGGGGGAATACGAAGCGCTGGAATCCAAGTTAAGCGACCTACAATGGGCGCCGGATTACGGTGAAATGAATTTTACTGAAAAAGTTGCGAGATCAGGAGTGACGGCAACCGGTGCGCGCTTTTTTCTTATTGCGTTTAATGTCAATTTATCATCACCTGACGTCAAGCTTGCCGATGAAATCGCATTTCGTGTACGGGAAAGCGGCCGTCCTAAGCGGGATGAGAACGGAATAATTATGAAAGATGAGAACGGGAAGTCATTACGTATTCCGGGATCGCTGCGAGAAACCCAGGCAAAAGGCATTTATATGGAAGCGCACGGGATCACTCAAATTTCTATGAATTTATTAAATTATCTGATTACGGCAATTCATACGACGTATGAAGAATGTAAAAAAGAAGCGGCAAGCGTTGGCACAAAAGTTACAGGAAGTGAGATCGTCGGGTTGATACCCAAAGATTCCATCGTGATGGCGGGAAAATTTTACGCTGATCGATTAAAATTGAATTTGAATAACGATACCGATCTAATTCAATGCGCCATTGAACAGCTTGGCCTGAACCAACTTGCGCCGTTTGACCCACAGAAAAAAATAATCGATTTTATGATCTAA
- a CDS encoding phosphotransferase produces MDNLKQLIAGDLQADPLIVKLGPSETGASSKKYYSVSGISDDDPDEMFILMQAPADTLSDYLEITRYFKRNHIRSPRIFYANLAHGYIILENCGKQTLELLVRNAPQSMIESMYEGAIDLLLALQTLPPDPANIVSKRLFDKEKFSFEFDFHVYKKLITNYFGHVLSNAEKYILQGFFETIVHELTKQPVVFTHRDFQASNLILKENELVIIDFQDARMGLALYDLVSLIEDVYVTLKTDMKNKFINHYKSAARAKHIPIPLDVNFSWIYDLTTLQRKLHDAGAFAFCFENFGNIKYLPYINSVFQHALDVMSRYTIFSEPYDLLTMISHANPPKK; encoded by the coding sequence ATGGACAATCTTAAACAACTTATTGCCGGCGATCTTCAGGCTGATCCTCTTATAGTTAAGCTGGGGCCATCTGAAACCGGAGCCTCATCAAAAAAATACTACAGCGTATCCGGCATTTCAGATGATGATCCGGATGAAATGTTCATACTCATGCAGGCTCCTGCCGATACGCTTTCAGACTACTTGGAGATTACGCGTTATTTTAAAAGGAACCATATCCGGTCGCCCCGAATATTCTATGCTAATTTAGCCCATGGTTATATCATTCTGGAAAATTGCGGAAAGCAGACATTGGAATTACTGGTGCGAAACGCGCCGCAAAGCATGATTGAAAGTATGTATGAAGGCGCTATAGACTTACTGCTTGCGCTTCAAACATTACCTCCCGACCCTGCAAACATTGTATCGAAAAGACTGTTCGATAAAGAAAAATTCAGTTTTGAATTTGACTTTCACGTATACAAAAAATTGATAACAAATTATTTTGGACATGTCTTGTCGAACGCTGAAAAATATATTCTGCAGGGGTTTTTTGAGACCATCGTCCATGAGCTGACGAAACAGCCTGTTGTGTTCACACACAGGGATTTTCAAGCGTCCAACCTTATTCTCAAAGAGAATGAGTTGGTAATAATTGATTTTCAGGACGCTAGAATGGGCCTAGCCTTATATGATCTGGTTTCGCTGATCGAGGATGTATATGTAACCCTTAAAACCGATATGAAAAATAAATTTATCAATCACTATAAGTCCGCCGCGAGAGCAAAACATATTCCGATCCCTTTGGATGTCAATTTTTCATGGATATATGACCTGACCACCCTGCAGCGAAAACTTCATGATGCGGGTGCCTTTGCTTTTTGCTTTGAAAATTTTGGAAATATCAAGTATTTGCCTTATATTAATAGTGTATTTCAGCATGCGTTGGATGTCATGTCACGTTATACGATTTTCAGCGAGCCGTATGATTTATTAACTATGATAAGCCATGCCAACCCTCCCAAAAAATAA
- a CDS encoding HAD family hydrolase encodes MPTLPKNKNVDWIFFDIGDTLVNEDKLRFNLYRILEKNLHDNNIDLSFQDIIATREDLILGHADESPHYTIAKMYLPEGLYHQWHHDIKNHIHRNLKRDLILIPGMERILKKLSRSYSLGLIADQPHEILDFLKAKGVLNYFKIYAISALLGINKPKKTLYEWAINHAGCSFENALMIGDRIDRDIIPAKEFDMFTIQVKWNTYRKGFEPSTKKQLMYLESLHRLKNWQTEPASKKEEPDATVERVSLLPAAIEALS; translated from the coding sequence ATGCCAACCCTCCCAAAAAATAAAAACGTAGATTGGATATTTTTTGACATCGGCGATACTCTTGTTAACGAAGACAAACTACGCTTTAATCTCTACCGTATTCTTGAAAAAAACCTGCATGATAACAACATTGATCTTTCCTTTCAGGACATAATTGCAACCCGCGAAGATCTTATTTTGGGACATGCGGATGAATCGCCGCATTATACTATTGCCAAAATGTATCTGCCGGAAGGTTTGTACCATCAATGGCACCACGACATAAAAAACCATATCCACCGTAATCTGAAACGCGATTTAATTCTAATTCCAGGCATGGAGCGTATTTTGAAAAAATTATCACGATCATATTCTTTAGGACTCATTGCGGATCAACCGCATGAAATTCTTGATTTTCTAAAAGCCAAAGGTGTATTGAATTATTTTAAAATTTATGCTATCAGCGCTTTACTTGGAATCAATAAGCCTAAAAAGACCCTCTACGAATGGGCTATCAACCACGCAGGATGCAGCTTTGAAAATGCGTTGATGATCGGTGACCGTATCGACCGCGATATCATACCTGCTAAAGAATTTGACATGTTTACCATACAGGTAAAATGGAATACCTATCGCAAAGGATTTGAGCCTTCAACCAAAAAACAGTTAATGTATTTGGAATCACTGCATCGTTTGAAAAACTGGCAGACAGAGCCGGCATCGAAGAAAGAGGAACCCGATGCGACCGTTGAACGTGTCAGTTTGTTGCCTGCGGCCATCGAGGCATTAAGCTGA
- a CDS encoding membrane dipeptidase, with protein sequence MIRSFFFVAVSCLFTLSCAPKKLVTEESLRTKAMKYAQELILIDTHVDTPYRLREIMEDISLRTAGGNFDYVRAKEGGLNAPFMSIYVPAEYERKGGAKLLADTLIDMVEKFSTDWPDKFVMAHSTSDVKKQFTSKKISLCLGMENGSPIEHDLKNLRHFYDRGIRYITLAHSKDNHISDSSYDTSRTSHGLSAFGKEVVLEMNRLGIMVDVSHITDEAFYDVMDISKAPVIASHSSCRYFTPDWERNMSDDMIRMLAKNGGVIMINFGSSFINGEYFKRDSTVRTDARNALIAMGISSSDPAAHTFVDHYEKEHPIGFYSDVKEVADHIDHVVKLVGVNHVGFGSDFDGVGDSLPTGLKDVSQYPNLIYELLKRNYSKVDIGKICGLNLLRVWSKVEQVASQK encoded by the coding sequence ATGATCCGTTCATTCTTTTTTGTTGCTGTGTCATGTCTATTCACCTTGTCTTGCGCACCAAAAAAACTGGTTACCGAAGAATCTCTGCGAACCAAGGCCATGAAATACGCGCAGGAACTCATCCTCATCGATACTCACGTGGATACGCCTTACCGACTGCGGGAAATAATGGAGGATATTTCGCTGCGGACAGCGGGCGGCAATTTTGATTATGTACGCGCCAAAGAGGGTGGACTGAATGCGCCCTTTATGTCCATTTATGTTCCAGCGGAGTATGAGAGAAAAGGCGGAGCAAAATTATTGGCCGACACGCTGATCGATATGGTGGAAAAGTTTTCTACCGATTGGCCGGATAAATTTGTAATGGCCCATTCAACGTCGGACGTCAAAAAACAATTCACTTCAAAAAAGATATCGTTATGTTTGGGAATGGAAAACGGTTCGCCTATTGAACATGATCTTAAAAACCTTCGTCATTTTTACGATCGCGGCATTCGTTATATTACACTGGCTCATTCGAAAGACAATCATATCTCGGATTCATCTTACGATACGTCGAGAACATCTCACGGACTCAGCGCATTCGGAAAAGAGGTTGTACTTGAAATGAACCGGCTCGGCATCATGGTAGACGTGTCACATATTACCGATGAGGCGTTTTATGATGTGATGGATATTTCCAAAGCCCCTGTGATTGCCTCTCATTCATCCTGTCGTTATTTTACACCCGACTGGGAGCGAAATATGTCGGATGACATGATCCGTATGCTTGCAAAAAACGGCGGCGTCATTATGATCAATTTTGGTTCTTCATTTATCAACGGCGAATACTTCAAGCGTGATTCTACTGTCAGAACGGACGCACGAAACGCGTTGATAGCTATGGGAATATCTTCAAGCGACCCTGCCGCTCATACTTTTGTAGATCATTATGAAAAAGAACACCCGATCGGCTTTTATTCCGACGTCAAAGAAGTTGCCGACCACATTGATCACGTGGTAAAATTGGTTGGGGTAAATCATGTGGGGTTTGGTTCGGATTTTGACGGCGTGGGCGATTCTCTGCCGACAGGACTTAAAGACGTTTCTCAATATCCTAATCTTATATACGAACTTTTGAAGAGAAATTACTCTAAAGTAGATATCGGAAAAATATGCGGATTGAACTTATTGCGCGTTTGGTCTAAAGTGGAGCAGGTTGCCTCGCAAAAATGA
- a CDS encoding CHAD domain-containing protein: MTPYFLYTLRIKKLEQDISRALEDCDPDAIHDVRVSIRRMLMLCSVLKESGKAPYSKKELRILKKKFRRAGALRDIQVQLHLLNSWEDKLQLRFDLYKQHLERRGKTLQKYFRTAFLTINLKKAIPNRVSRIAYRRAIEKGLQGLDDDFRLALQQTGSLHKLRIISKKLKYTLEVQQACYPGFGSTETFRKYLAQVQDLLGAWHDIETGLQHINYFIKRHRIKIADPALYDNLIAFMRKEKETILLEIRSELQKQIPIKELLSVVLS; the protein is encoded by the coding sequence ATGACCCCTTATTTTTTATATACGCTTCGCATTAAGAAACTTGAGCAAGACATTTCCCGTGCTTTGGAAGACTGCGACCCGGATGCGATTCACGACGTCAGAGTGTCAATAAGGCGAATGCTTATGTTATGTTCCGTTCTAAAAGAATCTGGAAAAGCGCCTTATTCAAAAAAAGAACTGCGCATATTGAAGAAGAAATTCAGGAGAGCGGGGGCGCTCAGGGATATACAAGTTCAGCTTCATTTGCTAAACTCATGGGAGGATAAACTTCAACTTCGATTTGACCTGTATAAGCAGCATCTGGAGCGACGAGGGAAAACGCTTCAGAAATATTTCAGAACGGCCTTTCTAACGATTAACCTAAAAAAAGCGATTCCCAATAGGGTAAGTCGTATCGCGTATCGCCGCGCCATCGAAAAAGGATTGCAGGGCCTAGATGACGACTTCAGGCTTGCATTGCAACAAACCGGTTCCTTGCATAAACTGAGAATAATTTCGAAGAAATTGAAATACACACTGGAGGTTCAACAGGCTTGTTATCCCGGATTCGGATCCACTGAGACATTCAGGAAGTATCTAGCCCAAGTTCAAGACTTGTTAGGTGCATGGCACGATATCGAAACGGGCCTGCAACACATAAATTATTTTATCAAGCGTCACAGAATAAAAATAGCAGATCCTGCGTTGTATGACAACTTAATTGCGTTTATGCGAAAAGAAAAAGAAACGATACTCTTGGAGATACGCTCGGAATTACAGAAACAAATTCCGATCAAAGAACTTCTTTCCGTTGTATTGTCATAG
- a CDS encoding NTP transferase domain-containing protein produces the protein MRAMILAAGFGSRLHELTRDLPKPLIQIQHHYLIEYALFLIKKAGIVDVMINTHYHAGTIRDALQDGRKYGLHISYSHEEMILGTGGGVKHAEKFFGHEPFVLINSDIICNIDLKKVIAYHFEQNAAATMVVRDDTAMPNFDEIKLTQEYRICAVSSKPKTEESVTFLNRMFTGIHILDPIVFSYLKPEFSSIISDFYQIAIKDNLNIMGYDYDGFWMDAGSKENLDFVRNSGLLPKIQF, from the coding sequence ATGCGAGCAATGATCCTTGCGGCCGGTTTCGGATCGCGTCTTCATGAACTCACCCGTGACCTGCCTAAACCCCTTATTCAGATTCAACATCATTACCTTATCGAATACGCACTTTTTCTGATTAAGAAGGCCGGAATCGTCGATGTAATGATTAACACCCATTACCATGCGGGCACAATCCGCGATGCACTGCAGGATGGACGTAAGTATGGATTACACATATCCTATTCACATGAAGAAATGATTTTGGGAACCGGCGGCGGAGTAAAACACGCTGAAAAATTTTTTGGTCATGAACCATTTGTTCTTATTAATTCGGATATTATTTGTAACATCGATTTAAAAAAAGTCATTGCCTACCACTTCGAACAAAATGCCGCGGCAACAATGGTTGTCAGAGATGATACTGCCATGCCCAATTTTGACGAAATCAAGCTTACTCAAGAATACAGAATATGTGCGGTTAGTTCTAAACCTAAAACAGAAGAGTCTGTTACTTTTTTAAACCGGATGTTTACAGGCATTCATATTCTCGATCCCATTGTTTTCTCATATTTAAAACCCGAGTTTTCATCTATCATATCTGATTTTTACCAGATTGCAATTAAAGATAATTTGAATATTATGGGTTACGATTATGACGGTTTCTGGATGGATGCGGGCTCTAAAGAAAATCTGGATTTTGTGAGAAACAGCGGGCTTCTTCCGAAAATTCAATTTTAA
- a CDS encoding Rieske (2Fe-2S) protein translates to MEKSSKVSRRNFLASALTATSGLVLGNLASSSSLNATGILDETHTGGNSLSINIEDYPELKEAGGYKVLKEVAIGDMTDSIIIVRKSDTDFLVYSSICRHKKCNVKYKKERDLFVCPCHGSTYDINGKVIKGPSQGDIPKYKTKLINDTLEISN, encoded by the coding sequence ATGGAAAAATCATCGAAGGTTTCGCGTCGTAATTTTTTGGCTTCCGCTCTAACTGCCACATCGGGTTTGGTTTTGGGTAATCTTGCGTCGTCAAGCTCTCTCAACGCTACGGGTATACTGGATGAGACGCATACAGGCGGAAATTCATTAAGCATAAATATTGAAGATTATCCGGAATTAAAAGAGGCAGGCGGTTATAAAGTACTGAAAGAAGTAGCCATCGGAGATATGACGGATTCGATCATTATCGTCAGGAAATCGGATACAGATTTTCTCGTTTATTCATCAATATGCCGGCACAAGAAGTGTAATGTCAAATACAAAAAAGAAAGGGATCTGTTTGTATGCCCATGTCACGGAAGCACTTATGATATAAACGGGAAAGTTATTAAGGGGCCCTCGCAAGGCGATATTCCAAAATACAAAACAAAACTAATAAACGATACACTAGAGATTTCAAATTAA
- a CDS encoding DUF4112 domain-containing protein produces MADEEKDMNPVLPDNELEIPNGSTKYEEEELGAYLHLKIEEKQQPDRKLEKAIIPDAVRKKKFWKRFHTQRKVFASRTAEFLKDSRKMFLVWLIIIGMILITFYFEWDRGIAGGSIVIFGILSSAFSWLAAGLLSLIGLIPFVGPLLVTILSSSLLWIINGLGYFVSVVAIKAGHGKTVLNYRLLVIIFLTGLVTGYVVARIIQ; encoded by the coding sequence ATGGCTGATGAAGAAAAAGATATGAATCCGGTTTTGCCGGACAATGAGTTGGAAATTCCTAACGGTTCCACCAAGTATGAAGAGGAGGAACTCGGCGCGTATCTTCATCTTAAGATCGAAGAGAAACAACAGCCGGATAGAAAGCTGGAAAAAGCGATCATCCCTGATGCCGTTAGGAAAAAGAAATTCTGGAAGCGTTTTCACACGCAGAGGAAAGTGTTTGCGTCGCGCACAGCGGAGTTCCTCAAAGACAGCCGGAAAATGTTTTTGGTCTGGTTAATTATTATCGGGATGATCCTGATCACATTTTATTTTGAATGGGACAGAGGCATAGCGGGCGGTTCGATCGTGATCTTTGGTATCTTATCCAGCGCGTTTTCCTGGCTTGCGGCCGGATTATTAAGCCTCATCGGCCTGATCCCGTTCGTCGGGCCATTACTGGTAACGATTTTAAGTTCCTCGCTTCTCTGGATCATCAATGGCTTGGGTTATTTTGTTTCCGTCGTGGCGATCAAAGCCGGCCATGGAAAAACGGTGTTAAACTACCGCTTGTTGGTAATTATTTTCTTAACGGGCTTGGTCACCGGATACGTCGTGGCCAGAATAATTCAATAG